The Podospora bellae-mahoneyi strain CBS 112042 chromosome 7, whole genome shotgun sequence genome includes a window with the following:
- the dpm2 gene encoding Dolichol phosphate-mannose biosynthesis regulatory protein (EggNog:ENOG503P564; COG:O) has protein sequence MLDKLTGLAMLAAASAVFLYYTIWTLLMPFVDSDHPLQNFFPPRVWAIRLPVILVLLGSAVVGSFLSIVMIRSNRKKALKAAKAAEEAAKKKS, from the exons ATG CTCGACAAACTCACCGGCCTCGCCATGCTAGCAGCAGCCTCCGCCGTCTTCCTCTACTACACAATCTGGACTCTTCTTATG CCCTTCGTAGACTCcgaccaccccctccaaaacttcttccccccccgcGTCTGGGCTATCCGTCtccccgtcatcctcgtcctcctcggctccgccgtcgtcggctccttcctctccatcgTCATGATCAGGTCCAACCGCAAAAAGGCCCTCAAGGCCGccaaggcggccgaggaggcggccaagaagaagtctTGA
- a CDS encoding hypothetical protein (EggNog:ENOG503P7UT), whose product MMSTNNMFPAEEREADEAFIEQLVAATGEPDLFKGIDPSFWRSVDEETIEQMTYDYDQYDSDDSTGGMIFNIRNLEVKDSTSPHRLNLEIASQLIKKDKTSKARAILEDMPEFKLNPEKLEKEGLMWKETGLERGDLSPEGTEFVSWKMVRGYPEMFAKEMFTIEGLHKNRVWDIYYLHQPKTIHPKPGLFVPTYQFQHMLDTINARLEINLTIPPGKNEAKFRLVFGDGNTPRPRFLGRTHSADQFKDLCGLVPRPKPEDDIQQGTEEGQAKLISVLKMISNSHKKTEKAKKNAYKRFEAHLAWGHELKRTQCYLGLREHKTAEATAQPSAVRFVCIDVEAWEKNPNIITEVGVAILDTPNLKDMAPGENGQSWFEAIEARHFWVAEYTWAQNKKYVKGCPENFDFGETEVVQGKHVPETMETIIDNSPYPVVLVFHESGSDIKFLEAIKYNIYKAQNVLEIIDTKHMYQYAVRSNKQPSVSTVCEFLGIQTKNLHNAGNDAVYTLQAMIGLAAKQREESLRRARREGVQVPRIAQHHVPFAELVEKEGWTSGGEDSDGGRPVRPAQFEMNFSTYAPVQSGWVDDWQRGKETLHA is encoded by the exons ATGAtgtccaccaacaacatgtTTCCTGCCGAGGAGCGCGAGGCCGACGAGGCCTTCATTGAGCAGTTGGTGGCCGCCACTGGCGAGCCCGATTTGTTCAAGGGCATCGACCCTTCTTTCTGGCGGAGTGTGGATGAGGAGACGATCGAGC AGATGACTTATGACTACGATCAGTACGATTCTGATGACTCGACTGGTGGCATGATCTTCAATATTAGGAATCTTGAGGTCAAGGACTCCACCTCACCGCACCGGCTCAACCTGGAGATTGCCTCGCAACTGATCAAAAAGGACAAGACCAGCAAGGCGAGAGCCATTCTTGAGGACATGCCCGAATTTAAGCTCAACCCCGAGAAACTTGAGAAGGAAGGCCTGATGTGGAAGGAGACGGGTCTCGAGAGAGGCGATCTCTCTCCGGAGGGCACCGAGTTTGTTTCGTGGAAGATGGTCCGCGGTTATCCCGAGATGTTT GCCAAGGAAATGTTTACCATCGAAGGACTTCACAAGAACCGGGTCTGGGATAT TTATTACCTTCACCAGCCCAAGACGATCCATCCCAAGCCTGGCCTGTTTGTGCCCACCTACCAGTTCCAGCATATGTTGGACACGATCAATGCTCGGTTGGAAATCAACCTTACCATCCCCCCCGGCAAGAACGAAGCCAAGTTCAGACTggtttttggtgatggcaaCACGCCTCGACCTCGTTTTCTTGGCCGCACCCACAGTGCCGATCAATTCAAGGACCTCTGTGGTCTTGTTCCCCGCCCGAAGCCCGAGGACGATATCCAGCAAGGAAccgaggaggggcaggcgaAGCTCATCTCTGTCTTGAAGATGATTTCCAATTCCCACAAGAAGACtgaaaaggccaagaagaacgcGTACAAGCGCTTTGAAGCCCACCTTGCTTGGGGTCACGAATTGAAGCGCACACAGTGCTACCTTGGTCTCCGCGAGCACAAGACAGCTGAAGCCACTGCCCAGCCCTCCGCGGTGAGGTTTGTGTGTATCGATGTTGAAGCCTGGGAGAAAAATCCgaacatcatcaccgaggtTGGCGTCGCCATTCTGGACACACCCAATCTCAAGGACATGGCCCCAGGTGAAAACGGCCAGAGTTGgttcgaggccattgaagctCGCCACTTCTGGGTAGCGGAGTACACTTGGGCTCAGAACAAAAAATACGTCAAGGGTTGCCCTGAGAACTTTGACTTTGG TGAAACCGAGGTTGTTCAGGGTAAACATGTGCCCGAGACCATGGAAACCATCATTGACAACAGCCCTTACCCGGTTGTGCTGGTCTTCCACGAATCTGGTTCTGATATCAAGTTTCTCGAGGCGATCAAGTACAACATCTACAAGGCCCAGAACGTTCTCGAGATTATCGACACCAAGCATATGTACCAGTATGCCGTCCGCAGCAACAAGCAGCCCAGCGTGAGCACTGTCTGCGAGTTCTTGGGGATCCAGACGAAGAACCTGCACAATGCTGGCAATGACGCCGTTTACACCTTGCAGGCCATGATCGGTTTGGCGGCCAAGCAGCGTGAGGAGAGTTTGAGAAGAGCTCGCAGAGAGGGCGTCCAGGTGCCTCGGATTGCTCAGCATCATGTTCCTTTTGCCGAgctggttgagaaggagggttGGAcgagtggtggtgaggattcTGACGGTGGTCGCCCGGTTAGACCTGCGCAGTTTGAGATGAATTTTTCGACTTATGCGCCGGTGCAGAGCGGGTGGGTTGATGATTGGCAGAGGGGGAAAGAGACATTGCATGCTTAG
- the CWC22 gene encoding pre-mRNA-splicing factor cwc22 (EggNog:ENOG503NU93; BUSCO:EOG09263WM5; COG:S), giving the protein MATPEREESASITRQVERSPSPRQSRSRSRSVSKSKSPTPRREREMSQDSRGRSPTPRRDGVDERSPSRESGEHRHEERSRSRSPMENGEVHSRDASPQRSPTPAHSRRQSPARRNRSFSPRDRRSFSPMDRDDERRYPIRDRSPPSRHHGRSPPPRRHSPPPRRDGPDRYRPVPVAPAKRDRTPPPPAPPAKTEEEKLEDMRAEYQKLLNLRSQGVYLPPQKLRALQAAITDKTSKEYQRMAWEALKKSINGLVNKVNTANIKFVVPELFNENLIRGRGLFCQSLLKAQHASLPFTPIYACLAAICNTKLPQVGELLVKRLIMRFRKAFKRNDKAVCLSSTMFIAHLVNNQVVHENLAAQMLLLLLRKPTDDSVEIAVGLMREVGLFLEEMSPTMAHAVFDEFRRILHEADIDKRTQYMIEVLFQVRKDKYKDNPVIKEELDLVEEEDQITHKIGLDEDIKTEDTLNIFKFDPDWEANEAGYKKLKAQILGEESGSEDEDGSGSEESDSEEEEEEETKAMEIKDQSNADLVNLRRTIYLSIQSSADPEEAAHKLMKLRLPVGQEPELVSMIVESCAQEKVYLKFMGLLGERFARLNRMWMELFEESFMKYYTTIHRYETNKLRNIARFFGHLLSSDSIGWHVLSIIHLNEEETTSASRIFIKILFEDLQENMGTVKLKTRLSEDILKPSLGGLFPHDEPRNIRFSINYFTSIKMGYLTDEMREFLQNMPKPALPAPTADSDSESVSSYSSYSSYSSRSRSRTPPRKAISRGRSLSRTPPRWARDDSYSRSRSRSYSRSVSPRRSISRSPPPRAGRRDSRSLSRDRSMSRSRSRSWSQSPPPRARSPGGNARDRSFSPPPRRGRSRSRTRSMSYSRSGSPVADRSTAVKRRRDDSYSVSRSRSNTRGSPPARKQMRYTRSPSPLGHPPRSRDGDVRRRSPSRSRSRSVGGYGNKRRYYSSSRSRSRSPVAKRGRV; this is encoded by the coding sequence aTGGCGACaccggagagggaggagagcgCCTCGATTACGCGACAGGTTGAGAGGTCGCCTAGTCCACGCCAGTCGAGGTCAAGATCGAGATCGGTGTCGAAATCAAAATCGCCGACGCCGAGGAGAGAAAGGGAGATGTCACAGGATTCTCGAGGACGATCGCCGACGCCGAGGAgagatggagttgatgagAGGTCGCCGTCCAGAGAGTCGGGAGAGCACCGCCATGAGGAGAGGTCTAGATCCAGATCACCGatggagaatggggaggtgcACTCACGCGATGCTTCCCCTCAGAGATCCCCGACGCCGGCCCATTCCCGCCGTCAATCTCCAGCGCGCAGAAACCGATCCTTCTCTCCACGGGACCGACGGTCTTTTTCGCCGATGGACAGAGATGATGAGCGCCGCTATCCGATTAGGGATCGGAGCCCCCCTTCGAGACATCATGGCCGGTCGCCGCCTCCGAGAAGACattccccaccccctcgccGCGATGGGCCGGATCGGTACCGCCCTGTTCCTGTTGCGCCGGCCAAGAGAGACcgcaccccccctcctcctgcgccgcCGGCGAAGACGGAAGAGGAAAAGCTTGAGGATATGAGGGCTGAATACCAGAAGCTGCTCAACCTTCGCAGTCAGGGTGTGTATTTGCCACCGCAGAAGCTGCGGGCTTTGCAGGCTGCTATTACGGACAAGACGAGCAAGGAGTATCAACGCATGGCTTGGGAAGCGTTGAAGAAGTCGATCAATGGCTTGGTCAACAAGGTCAACACGGCGAATATCAAGTTTGTGGTTCCCGAGCTGTTCAATGAGAATTTGATCAGGGGCAGAGGGTTGTTTTGTCAGAGTCTGCTCAAGGCGCAGCATGCTAGTTTGCCGTTTACTCCTATTTACGCTTGTCTGGCTGCCATTTGCAACACGAAGCTGCCGCAGGTTGGGgagttgttggtgaagaggcTGATTATGCGGTTCCGGAAGGCTTTCAAGAGGAATGACAAGGCGGTTTGCTTGTCGAGTACCATGTTTATTGCGCATTTGGTCAACAATCAAGTTGTTCACGAGAACCTCGCGGCgcagatgctgctgctgttgctgcggaAGCCGACGGACGACAGCGTGGAGATTGCggttgggttgatgagggaggtggggttgttTCTGGAGGAGATGTCGCCTACGATGGCGCACGCCGTGTTTGATGAGTTTAGGCGCATCTTGCACGAGGCTGATATCGACAAGAGGACGCAGTACATGATCGAGGTGCTGTTTCAGGTCAGGAAGGACAAGTACAAGGACAATCCGGTGatcaaggaggagttggacctggtggaggaggaggatcagaTCACGCACAAGATTGGGCTGGATGAGGATATCAAGACGGAGGATACGCTGAATATTTTCAAGTTTGATCCGGATTGGGAGGCGAATGAGGCCGGGTATAAGAAGTTGAAGGCGCAGattttgggagaggagagcgggagtgaggatgaggatgggagcGGGAGTGAGGAGAGTGAtagtgaggaagaggaggaggaggagacaaagGCGATGGAGATCAAGGATCAGAGCAATGCTGATTTGGTCAACTTGCGGAGGACGATTTACCTGAGCATTCAGTCGAGTGCGGAtccggaggaggcggcgcaTAAGCtgatgaagttgaggttGCCGGTGGGACAGGAGCCCGAGTTGGTGTCCATGATCGTGGAGTCATGCGCGCAGGAGAAGGTGTATCTCAAGTTTATGGGGTTGCTGGGAGAGAGGTTTGCGAGGCTGAATCGGATGTGGATGGAGCTGTTTGAGGAGTCGTTTATGAAGTACTATACGACAATTCATCGGTACGAGACGAACAAACTGAGGAATATCGCGAGGTTCTTTGGGCATTTGTTGTCGTCGGATTCGATTGGGTGGCATGTTCTTTCGATCATTCACCTGaacgaggaggagacgacGTCGGCGAGCCGTATTTTCATCAAGATTCTGTTTGAGGACTTGCAGGAGAATATGGGCACTGTCAAGCTCAAGACGAGGTTGTCGGAGGACATCTTGAAGCCGAGCCTGGGGGGCCTATTCCCGCACGACGAACCGCGCAACATTCGCTTCTCGATCAACTACTTCACTTCGATCAAGATGGGCTACCTCACCGACGAGATGAGAGAGTTCCTGCAGAACATGCCGAAACCAGCGCTGCCGGCACCAACTGCAGACTCAGACTCGGAGTCAGTGTCCAGCTACTCATCTTATTCGTCTTACTCTTCTCGGTCTCGTTCTCGGACACCACCGCGCAAGGCCATCAGCAGGGGCCGGTCTCTGTCTCGCACTCCGCCTCGTTGGGCGAGGGACGATTCTTACAGCCGTAGCAGAAGCCGCAGCTATTCTCGTTCCGTTTCTCCCAGACGATCTATTTCTcgttctcccccaccacgtGCTGGCCGCCGCGACAGCCGGAGCCTTAGCAGGGACCGCAGCATGAGCAGAAGTCGTAGTAGGAGCTGGTCACAGTCCCCTCCGCCACGGGCTCGGAGTCCTGGGGGGAATGCCAGGGATAGGAGCTTTTCACCGCCACCCCGCCGTggccgcagccgcagccgtACGCGCAGCATGTCGTATTCGAGATCTGGCTCTCCAGTTGCTGATCGGTCCACGGCTGTCAAGCGGAGGAGAGATGATTCTTACTCTGTTAGTAGAAGCCGGAGTAACACTCGGGGTTCTCCTCCTGCTAGGAAGCAAATGCGGTATACGCGCTCGCCCTCACCTCTAGGGCATCCGCCTAGGAGtcgggatggggatgtgagGAGACGGTCGCCTTcaaggtcgaggtcgaggtctgTTGGGGGTTATGGGAACAAGAGGAGGTATTACAGCAGTTCGAGATCAAGGTCTAGGTCGCCGGTGgcgaagagggggagggtttaA